The Lacerta agilis isolate rLacAgi1 chromosome 5, rLacAgi1.pri, whole genome shotgun sequence genome has a segment encoding these proteins:
- the AS3MT gene encoding arsenite methyltransferase isoform X3, whose amino-acid sequence MAAERIYTEVQDYYGKELKKKEDLKTNACCTVARPLPTFAREALQCVHEEVSAKYYGCGLVIPECLEDCWILDLGCGSGRDCYMLSKMVGENGHVTGVDMTESQVEVAKKHIDYHMNKFGYRKPNVNFIQGYMEKLGEAGLKDKSYNLVISNCVINLSPDKRAALHEAYRVLKAGGEMYFSDVYANRDLPQEIRNHKVLWGECLGGALWWKDLYKIAEEVGFSPPRLVAASRITLGNKELENAVGDCQFVSATFRLFKIPKDGSAQRCEAIYTGGIPGHEKELELDINYRFKQGEVVDVDEETAAILQNSRFSRKFLIHPLGQKVSSPEGYIPGKQKQEKLRDPFKLAEQMEPNVPAQNPSGCCGAKACC is encoded by the exons A TGGCTGCGGAGCGGATATATACAGAGGTCCAG GATTACTATGGCAAAGAGTTGAAGAAAAAAGAAGACCTAAAAACCAATGCCTGTTGTACTGTAGCAAGGCCTTTGCCCACATTCGCCAGAGAAGCCCTACAATGTGTGCATGAGGAGGTTTCGGCAAA GTACTATGGTTGTGGCCTGGTGATCCCAGAATGCCTAGAAGACTGCTGGATTTTGGATTTGGGCTGTGGGAGTGGAAGAGACTGTTATATGCTCAGTAAGATGGTTGGGGAGAATGGACATGTGACCGGGGTAGACATGACTGAATCCCAG GTGGAAGTGGCAAAGAAGCATATCGATTATCATATGAACAAATTTGGCTACCGGAAGCCCAATGTAAACTTTATCCAGGGCTACATGGAGAAACTGGGTGAAGCAGGCTTGAAGGACAAAAGCTATAACCTTGTAAT CTCCAACTGTGTGATCAATCTGTCTCCTGATAAAAGAGCTGCCCTGCATGAGGCTTATCGAGTATTAAAG GCAGGCGGGGAAATGTATTTCAGTGACGTGTATGCCAACCGTGACCTGCCACAGGAAATCAGGAACCATAAAGTCTTGTGGG GTGAGTGCCTAGGGGGAGCCCTGTGGTGGAAGGATCTGTACAAAATTGCTGAGGAAGTTGGATTCTCGCCACCTCGGTTGGTTGCTGCCTCTCGAATAACCCTTGGTAACAAGGAGCTGGAAAATGCCGTGG GTGactgccagtttgtttctgcTACTTTTCGCCTCTTCAAGATCCCCAAGGATGGGTCAGCTCAGCGGTGTGAAGCGATTTACACAGGAGGAATCCCTGGGCATGAGAAGGAGCTAGAGCTGGACATTAACTACAGGTTCAAG CAAGGAGAAGTGGTGGATGTGGATGAGGAGACAGCAGCTATTCTACAGAACTCAAGATTTTCTAGGAAATTCCTGATCCACCCACTGGGGCAGAAGGTCTCATCCCCAGAAGGCTATATTCCTGGGAAGCAAAAG
- the AS3MT gene encoding arsenite methyltransferase isoform X1, with the protein MAAERIYTEVQDYYGKELKKKEDLKTNACCTVARPLPTFAREALQCVHEEVSAKYYGCGLVIPECLEDCWILDLGCGSGRDCYMLSKMVGENGHVTGVDMTESQVEVAKKHIDYHMNKFGYRKPNVNFIQGYMEKLGEAGLKDKSYNLVISNCVINLSPDKRAALHEAYRVLKAGGEMYFSDVYANRDLPQEIRNHKVLWGECLGGALWWKDLYKIAEEVGFSPPRLVAASRITLGNKELENAVGDCQFVSATFRLFKIPKDGSAQRCEAIYTGGIPGHEKELELDINYRFKQGEVVDVDEETAAILQNSRFSRKFLIHPLGQKVSSPEGYIPGKQKEKLRDPFKLAEQMEPNVPAQNPSGCCGAKACC; encoded by the exons A TGGCTGCGGAGCGGATATATACAGAGGTCCAG GATTACTATGGCAAAGAGTTGAAGAAAAAAGAAGACCTAAAAACCAATGCCTGTTGTACTGTAGCAAGGCCTTTGCCCACATTCGCCAGAGAAGCCCTACAATGTGTGCATGAGGAGGTTTCGGCAAA GTACTATGGTTGTGGCCTGGTGATCCCAGAATGCCTAGAAGACTGCTGGATTTTGGATTTGGGCTGTGGGAGTGGAAGAGACTGTTATATGCTCAGTAAGATGGTTGGGGAGAATGGACATGTGACCGGGGTAGACATGACTGAATCCCAG GTGGAAGTGGCAAAGAAGCATATCGATTATCATATGAACAAATTTGGCTACCGGAAGCCCAATGTAAACTTTATCCAGGGCTACATGGAGAAACTGGGTGAAGCAGGCTTGAAGGACAAAAGCTATAACCTTGTAAT CTCCAACTGTGTGATCAATCTGTCTCCTGATAAAAGAGCTGCCCTGCATGAGGCTTATCGAGTATTAAAG GCAGGCGGGGAAATGTATTTCAGTGACGTGTATGCCAACCGTGACCTGCCACAGGAAATCAGGAACCATAAAGTCTTGTGGG GTGAGTGCCTAGGGGGAGCCCTGTGGTGGAAGGATCTGTACAAAATTGCTGAGGAAGTTGGATTCTCGCCACCTCGGTTGGTTGCTGCCTCTCGAATAACCCTTGGTAACAAGGAGCTGGAAAATGCCGTGG GTGactgccagtttgtttctgcTACTTTTCGCCTCTTCAAGATCCCCAAGGATGGGTCAGCTCAGCGGTGTGAAGCGATTTACACAGGAGGAATCCCTGGGCATGAGAAGGAGCTAGAGCTGGACATTAACTACAGGTTCAAG CAAGGAGAAGTGGTGGATGTGGATGAGGAGACAGCAGCTATTCTACAGAACTCAAGATTTTCTAGGAAATTCCTGATCCACCCACTGGGGCAGAAGGTCTCATCCCCAGAAGGCTATATTCCTGGGAAGCAAAAG